In the Drosophila gunungcola strain Sukarami unplaced genomic scaffold, Dgunungcola_SK_2 000001F, whole genome shotgun sequence genome, one interval contains:
- the LOC128262631 gene encoding neuropeptide-like 4, with protein MFKLLVVFAAIFAVALAVPAPVARANPAPIPIASPDPAPQFYYGASPYAYSGGYYASPYSYYG; from the coding sequence CTGGTTGTCTTCGCTGCCATCTTTGCTGTTGCTCTGGCTGTTCCCGCCCCAGTTGCTCGGGCTAATCCCGCCCCGATTCCGATTGCCAGTCCCGATCCGGCCCCCCAGTTTTACTATGGAGCTAGTCCATACGCCTATTCCGGCGGATACTACGCCTCCCCCTACTCATACTACGGCTAA